A region from the Tsuneonella mangrovi genome encodes:
- the ccmE gene encoding cytochrome c maturation protein CcmE — translation MHQPKHQRLALVVIAVVVLIAASLIATWALRGEASLFYVPSQLVSDPPAPGRAVRLGGMVEQGSVVTRPDGVTIDFVVGDGKARVPVEYSGIVPDLFKEGSGVVADGRMQANGVFKADTLLAKHDENYVPRELQDMTAAQKQAVVEDTTK, via the coding sequence ATGCACCAACCCAAGCACCAGCGCCTGGCGCTGGTCGTGATTGCGGTTGTCGTGCTGATCGCAGCATCGCTGATCGCCACCTGGGCGCTGCGCGGCGAGGCGAGCCTGTTCTACGTGCCGAGCCAGCTGGTCTCCGATCCGCCGGCCCCGGGCCGCGCGGTCCGGCTGGGCGGGATGGTCGAGCAAGGGTCGGTCGTCACCAGGCCCGACGGCGTGACGATCGATTTCGTGGTGGGCGATGGCAAGGCCCGTGTACCGGTGGAATACAGCGGCATCGTGCCCGACCTGTTCAAGGAAGGTTCGGGCGTCGTGGCGGACGGGCGGATGCAGGCCAACGGCGTGTTCAAGGCCGATACTTTGCTCGCCAAGCACGACGAGAACTACGTCCCGCGCGAATTGCAGGACATGACCGCGGCGCAAAAGCAGGCCGTGGTCGAAGACACTACCAAATGA
- a CDS encoding heme exporter protein CcmD, translated as MRAGLDPWPFVIAAYAVAVGATLLLVWLSWRAMRRAERRREEIRRK; from the coding sequence ATGCGCGCGGGACTCGACCCCTGGCCTTTCGTGATCGCTGCCTACGCGGTGGCGGTTGGGGCGACATTGCTGCTTGTTTGGCTCAGCTGGCGTGCGATGCGCCGGGCCGAACGGCGGCGCGAGGAGATACGGCGCAAGTGA
- the ccmC gene encoding heme ABC transporter permease CcmC translates to MHGFANPTRFLSIARPLTPVLLVFGLLIAGGALVFGLFYAPAEQLQGQTVRILFIHVPTAWLGMGGWTVIAAASISEIVWRHPLAAIAGRAAAVPGAVFTAVCLITGSLWGRPAWGTWWVWDGRLTSMLVLLFLYFGYIALAEATAREGVSSRIPAIFGIVGIVNIPVIHYSVIWWYSIHQPPSLSMGSSAMAPVFMWPLLVSTLGFSLIFGAIVLMRMRTLLADAQAEARLRRKALDSERAPAQGEA, encoded by the coding sequence ATGCACGGCTTTGCCAATCCCACGCGTTTCCTGTCGATCGCCCGGCCGCTGACTCCGGTGCTGCTGGTGTTCGGGTTGCTGATCGCGGGCGGGGCGCTCGTCTTCGGCCTGTTCTACGCTCCTGCCGAGCAGCTGCAGGGCCAGACCGTGCGGATCCTGTTTATCCACGTCCCGACTGCATGGCTGGGCATGGGTGGATGGACGGTGATCGCGGCGGCGAGCATTTCGGAGATCGTCTGGCGGCACCCGCTCGCGGCAATCGCAGGCCGCGCGGCGGCGGTGCCAGGCGCGGTGTTTACCGCCGTGTGCCTGATCACCGGATCGCTCTGGGGCCGCCCGGCGTGGGGCACCTGGTGGGTGTGGGACGGGCGCTTGACGTCGATGCTGGTGCTGCTGTTCCTCTATTTCGGGTATATCGCATTGGCCGAGGCGACCGCGCGCGAAGGCGTTTCGAGCCGGATCCCGGCAATTTTCGGCATCGTCGGCATCGTCAACATCCCGGTGATCCACTACTCGGTAATCTGGTGGTATTCGATCCACCAGCCGCCGAGCCTCAGCATGGGCAGTTCCGCCATGGCGCCGGTGTTCATGTGGCCGCTGCTGGTCTCGACGCTGGGATTTTCGCTGATTTTCGGAGCGATCGTGCTGATGCGGATGCGTACGTTGCTGGCCGATGCCCAGGCCGAGGCGCGGCTGCGGCGCAAGGCTCTCGACAGCGAACGCGCACCGGCGCAAGGGGAGGCTTGA
- a CDS encoding Leu/Phe/Val dehydrogenase: protein MTAFWTEPDFDDHELVQLVHDRKSGLTAIIALHSTHLGPAGGGTRFWHYGEPKAAMRDALRLSRGMSYKNAMAGLPMGGGKAVILADENRTKTPELMAAFGDAVDALGGRYVTAEDVGITEADMVAVSQRTSFVSGLPSSDGKAGGDPGPFTAMGIYLGIKAAVVHKLGTDSMAGVRVAIQGTGSVGGGVARLLAKDGAKLVLADVDAARARALAEQIGAEAVAPDTILTTECDVLSPNALGAILDDRTIPALNCAIVAGGANNQLARAHHGALLAERGILYAPDYVINAGGIISVATEYFARVEGKHTDVSEVDALVARIPERLKRIWNESEASGTPSDVVADRMAQERIGR from the coding sequence ATGACGGCTTTCTGGACCGAACCCGACTTCGACGATCACGAGCTGGTCCAGCTCGTGCATGACCGGAAATCGGGCCTTACCGCGATTATTGCGCTCCATTCGACCCATCTTGGCCCGGCTGGCGGCGGCACCCGCTTCTGGCACTATGGCGAGCCCAAGGCGGCGATGCGCGACGCGCTGCGCCTCAGCCGCGGGATGAGCTACAAGAACGCGATGGCGGGCCTGCCGATGGGCGGCGGCAAGGCGGTGATCCTGGCCGACGAAAACCGCACCAAGACGCCTGAACTGATGGCCGCGTTCGGCGATGCGGTGGATGCGCTCGGCGGGCGCTACGTCACCGCCGAGGATGTCGGCATCACCGAAGCCGACATGGTCGCGGTCAGCCAGCGGACGTCGTTCGTATCCGGCCTGCCGTCGAGCGACGGCAAGGCGGGCGGCGATCCGGGCCCGTTTACCGCGATGGGCATTTACCTCGGGATCAAGGCGGCCGTGGTGCACAAGCTCGGCACCGATTCGATGGCCGGGGTGCGCGTGGCGATCCAGGGCACCGGCTCGGTTGGTGGCGGGGTTGCCCGGCTGCTGGCGAAAGACGGTGCCAAGCTGGTCCTCGCCGATGTCGATGCCGCGCGGGCCAGGGCGCTGGCCGAACAGATTGGCGCCGAGGCGGTTGCGCCCGACACGATCCTGACCACCGAATGCGATGTGCTCAGCCCCAATGCGTTGGGTGCGATCCTGGACGATCGGACCATTCCGGCGCTCAATTGCGCGATCGTGGCAGGCGGTGCCAACAACCAGCTCGCGCGTGCGCATCACGGAGCGCTGCTGGCCGAACGCGGCATTCTCTATGCGCCCGACTACGTGATCAACGCCGGCGGAATCATCTCGGTCGCCACCGAATATTTCGCACGGGTCGAAGGCAAGCACACCGACGTATCCGAAGTCGATGCGCTGGTTGCCCGCATTCCCGAGCGCCTGAAGCGGATCTGGAACGAGAGCGAAGCAAGCGGCACCCCGTCGGATGTCGTGGCCGATCGCATGGCGCAGGAACGCATCGGCCGCTAG
- a CDS encoding TraR/DksA family transcriptional regulator has protein sequence MDNFDDLREQLEARLAELLERADEIEDDLRHPLEADSADQAIDLEDDDALAGTDDVLRNEITQIRAAMSRIANGSYGFCAVCGKPIDRKRLEARPIATRCIEHAR, from the coding sequence ATGGACAATTTCGACGACCTGCGTGAGCAACTCGAGGCCCGATTGGCCGAATTGCTCGAACGCGCAGACGAGATCGAGGACGACTTGCGACATCCGCTTGAGGCCGATTCGGCAGACCAGGCCATCGACCTCGAAGACGACGATGCGCTGGCAGGTACCGACGATGTGCTGCGCAACGAGATCACGCAAATACGCGCCGCCATGAGTCGCATCGCCAATGGCAGCTACGGCTTCTGTGCAGTGTGCGGAAAGCCGATCGATCGCAAGCGGCTGGAAGCACGCCCGATCGCAACGCGGTGCATCGAGCACGCCCGGTAG
- the rpmE gene encoding 50S ribosomal protein L31 — MKADTHPDYHTITVKMTDGTEFQTRSTWGAEGDTLTLDIDPTSHPAWTGGKQQIQEGGRVAAFNKRFGGLSLKK, encoded by the coding sequence ATGAAGGCCGATACCCATCCCGATTACCACACGATCACCGTCAAGATGACCGACGGGACCGAATTCCAGACCCGCTCGACCTGGGGCGCCGAGGGTGACACGCTCACGCTCGACATCGACCCGACCAGCCACCCGGCGTGGACCGGCGGCAAGCAGCAGATCCAGGAAGGCGGCCGCGTGGCAGCGTTCAACAAGCGTTTCGGCGGGCTCAGCCTCAAGAAGTAA
- the fabZ gene encoding 3-hydroxyacyl-ACP dehydratase FabZ, with the protein MSNETAFDIRRVLAALPHRYPLLLVDRVRSLTLGEEIHAVKAVSFNEEFFQGHFPGRPIMPGVLQIEALAQAAAILGIETLELAGTGKLVYFMGIDGAKFRAPVEPGCLLDLNVSFLQKRSRVYKFKGVASVEGKTTCECEFTAMIADPPA; encoded by the coding sequence ATGAGCAATGAAACCGCGTTCGACATCCGTCGCGTGCTTGCCGCGCTGCCCCACCGCTACCCCCTGCTGCTGGTCGATCGCGTCCGCTCGCTGACGCTCGGCGAGGAGATCCACGCGGTCAAGGCGGTCAGCTTCAACGAGGAATTTTTCCAGGGTCATTTCCCGGGCCGTCCGATCATGCCGGGTGTACTCCAGATCGAGGCGCTGGCGCAGGCTGCGGCGATTCTCGGGATCGAAACGCTCGAACTCGCCGGGACAGGAAAGCTGGTCTATTTCATGGGCATAGACGGCGCCAAGTTCCGCGCGCCGGTGGAGCCGGGCTGCCTGCTCGACCTCAACGTGTCGTTCCTCCAGAAGCGTAGCCGGGTCTACAAGTTCAAGGGTGTCGCCAGCGTCGAGGGCAAGACCACCTGCGAGTGCGAATTTACCGCGATGATCGCCGACCCGCCCGCCTAG
- a CDS encoding OmpH family outer membrane protein: protein MKYFSKSLIALGLAAGMATPMAVTPAAAQTAAAPVKGIGIVSLPAVVQNSSAFKTAEQQREVTYKAQIDQATTRRDQIAAQLKPLVDKFNADQKANPNNPALAKEAQTIQQINESGKQELQRIMQPIALSRAYVTEQIEDKLDDAVKAAAQAKGVSLILDASQGAVVYAEGAYNITADVLSSLNSMLPTAQLVPPQGWVPREVRQQQEQQAQAQAAATAAQNQPQASGGR from the coding sequence ATGAAATACTTTTCCAAGTCCCTGATCGCACTTGGCCTTGCCGCAGGCATGGCTACTCCGATGGCAGTCACCCCGGCTGCCGCCCAGACCGCCGCTGCGCCTGTCAAGGGTATCGGCATCGTCAGCCTCCCGGCGGTGGTGCAGAACTCCAGCGCATTCAAGACTGCCGAGCAGCAGCGCGAAGTGACCTACAAGGCGCAGATCGACCAAGCGACGACGCGCCGCGACCAGATCGCCGCGCAGCTCAAGCCGCTGGTCGACAAGTTCAACGCCGACCAGAAGGCCAACCCGAACAATCCGGCCCTGGCCAAGGAAGCGCAGACGATCCAGCAGATCAACGAATCCGGCAAGCAGGAACTGCAACGGATCATGCAGCCGATCGCCCTTAGCCGCGCCTACGTGACCGAACAGATCGAAGACAAGCTCGACGATGCGGTCAAAGCTGCCGCGCAGGCCAAGGGCGTCTCGCTGATCCTCGACGCGTCTCAGGGTGCGGTAGTGTACGCCGAGGGTGCCTACAACATCACCGCAGATGTGCTGAGCTCGCTCAACAGCATGCTGCCGACCGCGCAGCTCGTCCCGCCGCAGGGCTGGGTGCCGCGCGAAGTGCGCCAGCAGCAGGAGCAGCAGGCGCAAGCGCAGGCTGCCGCCACCGCAGCGCAGAACCAGCCGCAAGCGTCCGGCGGTCGCTGA